A single Melopsittacus undulatus isolate bMelUnd1 chromosome 11, bMelUnd1.mat.Z, whole genome shotgun sequence DNA region contains:
- the LOC101874270 gene encoding myosin heavy chain, skeletal muscle, adult isoform X3, whose translation MTAPDADMAAFGEAAPYLRKSEKERIEAQNRPFDAKTSVFVVHPKESFVKGTVQSKESGKVTVKTEGGETMTVKDDQVFPMNPPKYDKIEDMAMMTHLHEPAVLYNLKERYAAWMIYTYSGLFCVTVNPYKWLPVYNPEVVLAYRGKKRQEAPPHIFSISDNAYQFMLTDRENQSILITGESGAGKTVNTKRVIQYFATIAASGEKKKEDQPGKMQGTLEDQIISANPLLEAFGNAKTVRNDNSSRFGKFIRIHFGATGKLASADIETYLLEKSRVTFQLKAERSYHIFYQIMSNKKPELIDMLLITTNPYDFHYVSQGEVTVPSIDDQEELMATDSAIDILGFSADEKTAIYKLTGAVMHYGNLKFKQKQREEQAEPDGTEVADKAAYLMGLNSAELLKALCYPRVKVGNEYVTKGQTVEQVNNAVGALAKAVFEKMFLWMVVRINQQLDTKQPRQYFIGVLDIAGFEIFDFNSFEQLCINFTNEKLQQFFNHHMFVLEQEEYKKEGIEWEFIDFGMDLAACIELIEKPMGIFSILEEECMFPKATDTSFKNKLYDQHLGKSNNFQKPKPAKGKAEAHFSLVHYAGTVDYNITGWLEKNKDPLNETVIGLYQKSSLKTLALLFASYGGADADAGGGGGGKKGGKKKGSSFQTVSALFRENLNKLMANLRSTHPHFVRCIIPNETKTPGAMEHELVLHQLRCNGVLEGIRICRKGFPSRVLYADFKQRYRVLNASAIPDGQFMDSKKASEKLLGSIDVDHTQYRFGHTKVFFKAGLLGLLEEMRDDKLAEIMTMTQARCRGFLMRVEYRKMVERRESIFCIQYNVRSFMNVKHWPWMKLFFKIKPLLKSAESEKEMANMKQEFEKTKEELAKSEAKRKELEEKMVALLQEKNDLQLQVQAEADSLADAEERCDQLIKTKIQLEAKIKEVTERAEDEEELNAELTAKKRKLEDECSELKKDIDDLELTLAKVEKEKHATENKVKNLTEEMATLDETIAKLTKEKKALQEAHQQTLDDLQVEEDKVNTLTKAKTKLEQQVDDLEGSLEQEKKLRMDLERAKRKLEGDLKLAQDSIMDLENDKQQLDEKLKKKDFEISQIQSKIEDEQAMGMQLQKKIKELQARIEELEEEIEAERTSRAKAEKHRSDLSRELEEISERLEEAGGATAAQIEMNKKREAEFQKMRRDLEEATLQHEATAAALRKKHADSTAELGEQIDNLQRVKQKLEKEKSELKMEIDDLASNMESVSKAKANLEKMCRTLEDQLSELKTKEEQNQRMINDLNTQRARLQTESGEYSRQVEEKDALISQLSRGKQGFTQQIEELKRHLEEEIKAKNALAHALQSARHDCDLLREQYEEEQEAKGELQRALSKANSEVAQWRTKYETDAIQRTEELEEAKKKLAQRLQDAEEHVEAVNAKCASLEKTKQRLQNEVEDLMIDVERSNAACAALDKKQKNFDKILAEWKQKYEETQAELEASQKEARSLSTELFKMKNAYEESLDHLETLKRENKNLQQEISDLTEQIAEGGKAIHELEKVKKQVEQEKSELQASLEEAEASLEHEEGKILRLQLELNQVKSEIDRKVAEKDEEIDQLKRNHLRIVESMQSTLDAEIRSRNEALRLKKKMEGDLNEMEIQLSHANRLAAEAQKNLRNTQGVLKDTQIHLDDALRTQEDLKEQVAMVERRANLLQAEVEELRAALEQTERSRKLAEQELLDATERVQLLHAQNTSLINTKKKLETDIVQIQGEMEDTIQEARNAEEKAKKAITDAAMMAEELKKEQDTSAHLERMKKNLDQTVKDLQLRLDEAEQLALKGGKKQIQKLEARVRELEGEVDAEQKRSAEAVKGVRKYERRVKELTYQTEEDRKNILRLQDLVDKLQMKVKSYKRQAEEAEELSNVNLSKFRKIQHELEEAEERADIAESQVNKLRAKSREFHGKKIEEEE comes from the exons ATGACGGCTCCGGACGCTGACATGGCTGCCTTTGGGGAGGCGGCTCCTTACCTCCGAAAATCAGAAAAGGAGAGAATTGAGGCCCAGAACAGGCCTTTTGATGCCAAAACATCGGTCTTTGTGGTGCATCCTAAGGAATCCTTTGTGAAAGGGACAGTCCAGAGCAAAGAATCAGGGAAGGTCACTGTCAAGACTGAAGGCGGAGAG ACCATGACCGTGAAGGATGATCAGGTCTTTCCCATGAACCCTCCCAAGTATGATAAAATCGAGGACATGGCCATGATGACCCACCTCCATGAACCCGCTGTGCTGTACAACCTCAAAGAGCGTTATGCAGCCTGGATGATCTAT ACCTACTCGGGTCTCTTCTGTGTCACCGTCAACCCCTACAAGTGGCTGCCGGTGTACAACCCGGAGGTGGTGTTGGCCTACCGAGGCAAGAAGCGCCAGGAGGCCCCTCCACACATCTTCTCCATCTCTGACAACGCTTATCAGTTCATGCTGACTG ATCGCGAGAACCAGTCGATCCTGATCAC CGGAGAATCTGGAGCAGGGAAGACTGTGAACACAAAGCGTGTCATCCAGTACTTTGCAACAATTGCAGCGAGcggggagaagaagaaagaagatcAGCCAGGCAAAATGCAG GGAACGCTTGAGGATCAAATCATCAGCGCCAACCCGCTGCTGGAGGCCTTTGGAAATGCCAAGACTGTGAGGAATGACAACTCCTCACGTTTT GGCAAGTTCATCAGAATCCACTTTGGGGCCACAGGCAAACTGGCTTCTGCTGACATTGAAACTT ATCTGCTGGAGAAGTCCAGAGTCACTTTCCAGCTCAAGGCAGAAAGAAGCTACCACATATTCTATCAGATCATGTCCAACAAGAAGCCTGAACTAATTG acATGCTCCTCATTACCACCAACCCTTACGATTTCCACTATGTGAGTCAAGGTGAGGTCACTGTTCCCAGTATTGATGACCAAGAGGAGCTTATGGCTACAGAT AGTGCCATTGACATCCTGGGCTTCAGTGCTGATGAGAAGACAGCCATCTACAAGCTGACAGGAGCTGTCATGCACTATGGTAACCTGAAATTCAAGCAGAAACAAcgagaggagcaggcagagcctgATGGCACTGAAG TGGCTGACAAGGCTGCCTACCTGATGGGCCTTAATTCAGCTgagttgctcaaagccctgtgtTACCCCAGAGTCAAGGTTGGGAATGAATATGTGACCAAAGGTCAAACTGTTGAGCAG GTGAACAATGCAGTTGGTGCCCTGGCAAAAGCCGTCTTTGAGAAGATGTTCTTGTGGATGGTTGTTCGTATCAACCAACAGCTGGATACCAAGCAGCCCAGACAGTACTTCATTGGTGTCCTGGACATTGCTGGCTTTGAAATCTTTGAT TTTAACAGCTTTGAGCAGCTGTGCATCAACTTCACCAATGAGAAACTGCAACAGTTCTTCAACCACCACATGTTTGTGCTGGAGCAAGAGGAGTACAAGAAGGAAGGAATTGAATGGGAGTTCATTGACTTTGGGATGGACCTGGCTGCCTGCATTGAGCTCATTGAGAAG CCCATGGGCATCTTCTCCATCCTGGAAGAGGAGTGCATGTTCCCCAAGGCAACTGACACCTCTTTCAAGAACAAGCTCTATGACCAGCACCTGGGCAAGTCCAACAACTTCCAGAAGCCAAAGCCTGCCAAAGGCAAGGCTGAGGCCCACTTTTCCCTGGTGCACTATGCTGGCACAGTAGACTACAACATCACTGGCTGGCTTGAGAAGAACAAAGACCCTCTGAATGAGACTGTCATTGGGTTGTACCAGAAATCATCTCTGAAGACTCTGGCCTTACTCTTTGCCAGCTATGGTGGAGCAGATGCAG atgctggtggtggtggtggtggcaagAAGGGTGGCAAGAAGAAGGGTTCTTCTTTCCAGACTGTCTCAGCTCTTTTCCGG GAGAACTTAAACAAGCTGATGGCTAACCTGAGAAGCACTCACCCCCATTTTGTACGATGCATCAtcccaaatgaaacaaaaacacctG GTGCCATGGAGCATGAGCTGGTGCTGCATCAGCTGCGTTGTAACGGTGTGCTGGAAGGCATCAGGATTTGCAGGAAAGGATTTCCCAGCAGAGTCCTGTATGCTGACTTCAAACAGAG ataCAGAGTGCTCAATGCCAGTGCTATTCCAGATGGACAGTTCATGGACAGCAAGAAGGCTTCAGAGAAGCTTCTTGGGTCTATTGATGTGGACCACACCCAGTACAGATTTGGTCACACCAAG GTGTTCTTCAAAGCTGGGCTGCTGGGGCTCCTGGAGGAGATGAGAGATGACAAGCTGGCAGAAATTATGACCATGACACAGGCCAGGTGCAGGGGCTTCCTCATGAGGGTGGAGTACCGGAAAATGGTGGAAAGGAG GGAATCCATCTTCTGCATCCAGTACAATGTCAGGTCATTCATGAATGTGAAGCACTGGCCTTGGATGAAGCTGTTCTTTAAGATCAAGCCCTTGCTGAAGAGTGCAGAATCTGAGAAAGAGATGGCCAACATGAAACAAGAGTTTGAGAAAACCAAGGAGGAGCTTGCAAAGTCTGAGGCAaagaggaaggagctggaagagaaaatgGTGGCCCTgctgcaagagaaaaatgacttgCAGCTCCAAGTACAGGCG GAAGCAGACAGCTTGGCTGATGCTGAGGAGAGATGTGACCAGCTcatcaaaaccaaaatccagCTGGAAGCCAAAATTAAGGAGGTGACCGAAAGggctgaggatgaggaggagctgAATGCGGAGCTGACAGCCAAGAAGAGAAAACTGGAGGATGAATGTTCAGAGCTGAAGAAAGATATTGATGACCTTGAGTTAACTTTGGCCAaagtggagaaggaaaagcatgcCACTGAAAACAAG GTGAAAAACCTCACAGAGGAGATGGCAACCCTAGATGAGACCATCGCCAAGCtgacaaaagagaagaaagcccTCCAAGAGGCCCATCAGCAGACACTGGATGACTTGCAAGTAGAGGAAGACAAAGTCAATACTCTGACCAAGGCTAAGACCAAGCTGGAGCAACAAGTGGATGAT CTGGAAGGGTCGCTGGAGCAAGAGAAGAAACTGCGCATGGACCTTGAGAGAGCCAAGAGGAAACTTGAAGGAGACCTGAAGCTGGCCCAAGACAGCATCATGGATTTGGAAAATGataagcagcagctggatgagaaactgaagaa GAAAGACTTTGAAATCAGCCAGATCCAGAGCAAAATCGAGGATGAGCAAGCCATGGGCATGCAATTACAAAAGAAGATCAAGGAGCTGCAG GCTCGTATTGAGGAACTGGAGGAGGAAATTGAGGCAGAGCGAACCTCTCGggcaaaagcagagaagcacCGGTCTGACCTCTcaagggagctggaggagatcAGCGAGCGcctggaagaagcaggaggGGCTACAGCAGCTCAGATCGAGATGAACAAGAAGCGTGAGGCCGAGTTCCAGAAGATGCGTCGTGACCTCGAAGAGGCCACGCTGCAGCACGAAGCCACGGCTGCTGCCCTGCGGAAGAAGCATGCAGACAGCACCGCTGAGCTTGGGGAGCAGATCGACAACCTGCAGCGAGTGaagcagaagctggagaaggagaagagtGAGCTGAAGATGGAGATTGACGACCTGGCCAGTAACATGGAGTCTGTCTCCAAAGCCAAG GCAAATCTGGAGAAGATGTGCCGCACCCTGGAAGACCAGCTGAGTGAGCTTAAAACTAAGGAAGAGCAGAACCAGCGTATGATCAATGACCTCAATACTCAAAGAGCCCGTCTGCAGACAGAATCAG GTGAATATTCACGCCAAGTGGAGGAAAAAGATGCTCTGATTTCTCAGCTGTCCAGGGGCAAACAAGGATTTACCCAACAGATTGAGGAACTCAAGAGACATCTAGAGGAAGAAATTAAG GCCAAGAATGCGCTGGCCCACGCCTTGCAGTCTGCTCGTCACGACTGTGACTTGCTCCGGGAACAGTatgaggaggagcaggaagccAAGGGAGAGCTGCAGCGTGCCTTGTCCAAGGCCAACAGCGAAGTGGCCCAGTGGAGAACCAAATATGAGACAGACGCTATCCAGCGTacggaggagctggaggaggccAA GAAGAAGCTGGCACAGCGCCTGCAGGATGCAGAGGAACACGTTGAAGCTGTCAATGCCAAATGTGCCTCcctggaaaagacaaagcagaggctgcagaaCGAAGTGGAGGACCTCATGATTGACGTGGAGAGATCAAATGCTGCCTGTGCAGCTCTGGATAAGAAGCAGAAGAATTTTGACAAG ATCCTGGCAGAATGGAAGCAGAAGTATGAGGAAACACAGGCTGAGCTGGAAGCCTCCCAGAAGGAGGCCCGCTCTCTCAGCACAGAGCTCTTTAAGATGAAGAATGCCTATGAGGAGTCCTTGGACCACCTGGAAACGCTGAAGCGCGAGAACAAGAACTTGCAGC AGGAGATTTCTGACCTCACGGAGCAGAttgcagagggaggaaaagcgATTCACGAGCTGGAGAAAGTCAAGAAGCAGGTTGAGCAGGAGAAATCTGAGCTCCAAGCTTCACTGGAGGAAGCTGAG GCCTCCCTAGAACATGAAGAGGGAAAGATCCTACGCCTCCAGCTTGAGCTCAACCAGGTCAAGTCTGAGATTGACAGGAAGGTAGCagagaaagatgaggaaatTGACCAGCTGAAGAGAAACCACCTCAGAATTGTGGAGTCCATGCAGAGCACCCTGGATGCTGAGATCAGGAGCAGGAATGAAGCCCTGCGTCTGAAGAAGAAGATGGAGGGAGATCTGAATGAAATGGAGATCCAGCTCAGCCATGCCAACCGCTTGGCTGCTGAGGCACAGAAGAATCTGAGAAATACACAGGGAGTGCTCAAG GATACTCAAATACACTTGGACGATGCTCTGAGGACACAGGAGGACTTGAAGGAGCAAGTAGCCATGGTGGAGCGCAGAGCAAACCTGTTGCAGGCTGAAGTTGAGGAGCTACGGGCAGCCCTGGAGCAGACGGAGCGGTCCAGGAAATTGGCTGAGCAGGAGCTTCTGGATGCCACTGAGCGCGTGCAGCTCCTCCATGCTCAG AACACCAGCTTGATCAACAccaagaagaagctggaaacGGACATTGTGCAAATCCAGGGTGAGATGGAAGATACTATCCAGGAAGCCCGCAATGCTGAAGAGAAGGCCAAGAAGGCCATCACAGAT GCGGCCATGATGGCAGAAGAGCTGAAGAAGGAGCAGGACACCAGCGCCCACCTGGAGAGGATGAAGAAGAACCTGGACCAGACAGTGAAGGACCTGCAGCTCCGTCTGGATGAGGCCGAGCAGTTGGCACTGAAGGGAGGCAAGAAGCAAATCCAGAAGCTGGAGGCCAGA GTGCG